The Streptomyces sp. NBC_00102 genome segment CGAACCCCTTGATCTGGAAGCGGCGGTACTCGCTCTTGCGGGCCAGCCCGTCCTCGAAGACGACCATCGACGCGACGACGTCGTCGCCCTGGAGATGGGAGATGTCGTAGCACTCGATGCGCAGCGGGGCGGTGTCGAGGCCGAGCGCCTCGGCGATCTCCTCCAGGGCCCGGGAGCGGGTGGTCAGGTCGGAGGCGCGCTTGGTCTTGTGCAGTCCGAGCGCCTGCTGGGCGTTGCGCTGGACCGTCGCCATCAGGTCCTTCTTGTCGCCGCGCTGCGGGATGCGCAGGCTGACCTGGGAGCCCCGGCGGTGCGCGAGCCATTCGGAAACGGCGTCGGGGTCCTCGGGCAGCGCGGGCACGAGGACCTCCTTGGGTACGGATTCGCCGGTCTCCTCGCCGTAGAGCTGCTGGAGGGCGTGCTCGACCAGGCCGGAGGTGTCGACCGCCTCCACCTTGTCGGTGACCCAGCCGCGCTGGCCGCGTACCCGGCCACCGCGCACGTGGAAGATCTGGACGGCGGCCTCCAGCTCGTCCTCCGCGACGGCGATGAGGTCCGCGTCGGTGGCGTCGGCGAGCACGACCGCGCTCTTCTCCATGGCCCGGCGGAGTGCCTCGATGTCGTCCCGGAGCCGGGCGGCGCGCTCGTACTCCATGTCCTCCGCGGCGAGCATCATCTCCTTCTCCAGGCGGCGCAGGTAGGCACCGGTGCGGCCGGCCATGAAGTCGCAGAACTCCTCGGCGAGTTCACGGTGTTCCTGGGGGCTGACGCGGCCGACGCAGGGGGCGGAGCACTTGCCGATGTAGCCCAGCAGGCAGGGGCGTCCGGTGCGGGCGGCGTTCTTGAGTACCCCGGCGGAGCAGGTGCGTACGGGGAAGACGCGGAGCATCAGGTCGACGGTCTCGCGGATCGCCCAGGCGTGGCCGTACGGGCCGAAGTAGCGCACGCCCTTCTTCTTGGCGCCGCGCATGACCTGGACGCGGGGGAACTCCTCATTGAGGGTGACCGCGAGGTACGGGTAGCTCTTGTCGTCGCGGTACTTGACGTTGAACCGCGGGTCGAACTCCTTGATCCAGGTGTACTCCAGCTGCAGCGCCTCGACCTCGGTGGAGACGACCGTCCACTCCACGGACGCGGCCGTGGTCACCATGGTGCGGGTACGCGGGTGGAGGCCGGCCAGGTCCTGGAAGTAGTTGGCGAGGCGCTGGCGGAGGTTCTTCGCCTTGCCGACGTAAATCACCCGGCGGTGCTCGTCGCGGAACTTGTAGACCCCCGGGGAGTCGGGGATCTGTCCCGGCTTGGGGCGGTAGCTGGAGGGGTCTGCCATGTCTCACACCCTACTTCCGGCCGGTGACACCCAGGGGTGCCCTCCGCACTGTGCCGTCCGTCCCGGGGCGTCCCCGGCCGCACCCTCCGGGGGAGCCGCCCCGCGGGGGTGGCGGGTGTCCGGTCAGGCGCCGGGTCCGGCGACGAGCCGGCCACCCTCCGCGCTGACCGGGACGGCGGGCAGCGGCACGGTGGCCGGGCCATGGATGACCTCGCCGGTCGTGGTGTCGAAGACGCTGCCGTGGCAGGGGCAGTGGCCCTCGTTGTCCTCGACCTTGTACAGCAGGCAGCCCGCGTGGGTGCACTGGGCGCTGAACGCCTTGTACTGGCCCTTCGACGGGCAGGTCACCACGAGGCGCTGCTCGCTGTAGAGCTTGGACCCGCCGACCGGGACCGCGTCCGACGCGCCGAGGTCCACCGGGGCGGTCGGGGTCGGGTTCTGGGCGTGGCCGAGCTTGGACTCGGTGGAGCAGGCGGCCGCTCCCAGCCCGGCGGCACCGGCGAGCGCGGCACCCCTCAGCACGGTGCGGCGGGTGGCGGGCAAGCCGGACATCGCGGTCTCCACGGGGGTCGGTGGTACGGGGTGTACAGGGAGACGCACACGGGGTGCGCAGGGCGGTACGGGCGTCGCGGGCCGGTGGGGCGACGGGGCGCTCGGCCGGGGCGCGCGACGACAGAACCGACGATACCGGCGGAGATCGGGACCCCGGCGCCGGGGTCCGGGGCACGGGGTTCCGGGGCACGGACGTCCGGCAGGCCCGGCAGGCCCGGTGTGCGGGCACGTCGGGTCCGGGCAGGACGCGGTACGGCCCGCCGGGGCGCCTCCTCCCGGGCGGGAAGGGGCACCTCGGCGGGCCGTACCGGGGCGCGTCAGGCCTTGCGGGCGCGGGTCGCCTTCTTGGCCGCGGGCTTCTTCGCGGCCGGCTGCTTCGCCGTGGCGGCGGTGGCCGTCCGCCGGGCGGGAGCGGCCTTGGCGGCGACGGTCTTCTTCGCGGCGGTCCTGCGCACCGGCTTGCGCGCGGAGGGCACGGCCGCCTCGTTGACCCGGTCGGTGTCCAGGACGTCCTGGAGGAACTTCCCGGTGTGGCTGGCGGGCACGGCCGCCACCTCTTCCGGGGTGCCCTCGGCGACGACCAGGCCGCCTCCGTTGCCGCCCTCGGGACCCATGTCGATGACCCAGTCCGCCGTCTTGATCACATCGAGGTTGTGCTCGATGACGACGACGGAGTTGCCCTTGTCGACCAGTCCGGAGAGGACCTTGATCAGCTTGCTGATGTCCTCGAAGTGCAGACCGGTGGTGGGCTCGTCCAGGACGTAGACCGTGCGGCCGGTGGAGCGCTTCTGGAGCTCGCTCGCCAGCTTCACGCGCTGCGCCTCACCGCCGGAGAGCGTCGGTGCGGACTGTCCGAGCCGGACGTATCCGAGGCCGACCTCGTTGAGGGTGCGCAGGTGCCGGGCGATGGTCGGAACGGCCTCGAAGAACTCCAGGCCCTCCTCGATCGGCATGTCCAGCACCTCGGCGATGGACTTGCCCTTGTAGTGGACCTCCAGGGTCTCCCGGTTGTACCGGGCGCCGTGGCAGACCTCGCAGGGGACGTACACGTCCGGCAGGAAGTTCATCTCGATCTTGATGGTGCCGTCGCCGGAGCAGTTCTCGCAGCGCCCGCCCTTCACGTTGAAGGAGAAGCGGCCCGGCAGATAGCCGCGCACCTTCGCCTCCATCGTCTCCGCGAAGAGCTTGCGGACGTGGTCGAAGACTCCGGTGTAGGTCGCCGGGTTGGACCGGGGGGTCCGGCCGATCGGCGACTGGTCGACGTGGACGACCTTGTCGACCAGGTCGTCCCCGTCCACCCGGGTGTGCCGGCCCGGGACCGACTTGGCGCCGTTGAGTTCCCGGGCGAGGTGGGTGTAGAGGATGTCGTTGACCAGGGTGGACTTACCGGACCCCGAGACCCCGGTGACGGCCGTGAGGACGCCCAGCGGGAAGGAGACGTCGATGTCCTGGAGGTTGTTCTCCCGGGCACCGTGGACGGTGAGCAGGCGGCTCCGGTCCACGGGGCGGCGGACCTCGGGGACGGTGATCTTCCGCTTGCCCACGAGGTACTGGCCGGTGATCGACTCCTTGTTGGCCAGCAGCTCCTTCAGCGATCCGGAGTGGACCACCTTGCCGCCGTGCTCCCCGGCGCCGGGGCCGATGTCCACGACCCAGTCCGCGATCTTGATCGTGTCCTCGTCGTGCTCCACGACGATGAGCGTGTTGCCCATGTCGCGGAGCCTGACCAGGGTTTCGATCAGCCGGTGGTTGTCGCGCTGGTGCAGGCCGATGGACGGCTCGTCCAGCACGTACAGCACGCCGACGAGGCCGGAGCCGATCTGGGTGGCGAGGCGGATGCGCTGGGCCTCGCCACCGGACAGGGTGCCGGCCGCGCGGTTGAGCGAGAGGTAGTCGAGGCCCACGTCGACGAGGAACCTCAGCCGCTCGTTGACCTCCTTGAGGACCCGCTCGGCGATCTTCTTGTCCCGGGCGTTGAGCTTCAGCCGGCCGAGGAACTCCGCGCAGTCGCTGATCGACATGGCGGCGACCTCGGCGATGGACTTCTCCATCACCGTGACCGCGAGGACGATCGGCTTGAGGCGGGTTCCCTCACAGGTCGGACAGGGCACCTCGCGCATGTACCCCTCGAAGCGCTCCCGGCTGGAGTCGCTCTCGGCCTCGGAGTGCCGCCGCTTGACGAACTGGACGGCGCCTTCGAACGAGGGGGTGGTGTAGGCGCGCTCACGGCCGTAGCGGTTGCGGTAGCGCACCTCGGTCTTGATCTTGTGGCCGTAGAGCAGGGCCTTCTTGGCGCGCTGCGGCAGCCCGGCCCAGGGGATGTCCGTACGGAAGCCGAGGGCTTCGGCGAGGGCGCCGATCAGACGGCCGAAGTACTCCTTGGTGTGGCCGTGCGACCAGGGGTGGATGGCCCCCTCGTCGAGGGACTTCTCCTCGTCCGGGACGACCAGCTCGGCGTCGACCTCCATGCGGGTGCCGATGCCGGTGCAGTCGGGGCAGGCGCCGAAGGGCGAGTTGAAGGAGAAGGAGCGGGGCTCCAGCTCCTCGAAGGAGAGGTCGTCGTACGGGCAGTAAAGGTGTTCGGAGAACATCCGCTCGCGCTCGGGGTCGTCCTCGGGGAGGTCCACGAAGTCGAGCACGACCATGCCGCCGGAGAGGCCGAGGGCCGTCTCCACCGAGTCGGTCAGCCGGCGCTTGGCGCTGTCCTTCACCGTGAGGCGGTCGATGACCACCTCGATGGTGTGCTTCTCCTGCTTCTTCAGCGTGGGGGGCTCGGAGAGCTGGATGGTGGCGCCGTCGACCCGGGCGCGGCTGTACCCCTTGGTCTGGAGGTCGGCGAAGAGGTCGACGAACTCGCCCTTGCGCTCGCGGACCAGCGGGGAGAGCACCTGGAAGCGGCTTCCCTCGGGCAGGCCGAGGACCTTGTCCACGATGGCCTGCGGCGACTGGCGCGAGATCGGCCGCCGGCATTCGGGACAGTGCGGCTTGCCGATGCGGGCGAAGAGCAGGCGGAGGTAGTCGTAGACCTCCGTGATGGTGCCGACCGTCGAGCGCGGGTTGCGCGAGGTCGACTTCTGGTCGATGGAGACGGCGGGCGAGAGACCCTCGATGAAATCGACGTCCGGCTTGTCCATCTGACCGAGGAACTGCCGGGCGTACGAGGAGAGCGACTCGACGTAGCGCCGCTGGCCCTCGGCGAAGATCGTGTCGAACGCGAGGGAGGACTTGCCCGACCCGGACAGCCCGGTGAAGACGATGAGGGAGTCACGGGGGAGGTCGAGCGAGACGTTCTTGAGGTTGTGCTCGCGCGCGCCACGGACGATGAGACGGTCCACGCCGGTCCGCACCTTTCTTGAGAGAAACGAGGGGAACTGAGCCCCCTGTTCCAGGGTATGGGGGGCGCCACAGCGGTGTTGAAAGCTTGCGGCTTCGAGCGTATAGCACGCACATTCGATTTCTGGCCGGTCATGACCTCCTTCACCCGAACGAGTGGCGGGGCTACGCTCGGTTCCATGAGCGATCACGTGCGCGACCTGGCGTCTTTACGCGAAGCGACGGAACGGCTGCTCACCGCCGCGGGCTCGTGGAACGAATCCGCCGTACAGCAATCGTCCCGGCTGCCAGGCTGGAGCCGGGGCCATGTACTGGCCCACCTGTCACGTAACGCCGACGCGCTCCGAAATGTTCTCCGCGGACGCCCGATGTACGCGAGCGGCGAAATCCGGGACCTCGACATCGCGGCCGGCGCACCCCGCCCGCTCGCCGAGCACCTGGCCGACCTGCGCGCGAGCGGCGAGCGGTTCTTCGCCGAGGCCGCCGCCCCGGCCGACTGGTCACGCACGGTGGAGCTGCGGAACGGTGTGACGGACTCGGCGGACCGGGTGCCTTTCCGCCGCTGGGCCGAGGTCGAGCTGCATCACGTGGACCTCGGCACCGGGTACGAGCTGGAGCACCTGCCGGCGGATTTCGTGGTCCGGGAGATCGACTTCCTGGCGGAGCGCTTCGGGCGCCACCCGCAGGTGGTATCCACCGGCATCCGGACCGAGGACGGCCGCGTGTGGACCACGGGCGGCGGCAAGGAGGGCCCGGTCACCGGGGTCGGCGGCCCGGCCGCGGAGCTGCTGGGC includes the following:
- the uvrC gene encoding excinuclease ABC subunit UvrC, which gives rise to MADPSSYRPKPGQIPDSPGVYKFRDEHRRVIYVGKAKNLRQRLANYFQDLAGLHPRTRTMVTTAASVEWTVVSTEVEALQLEYTWIKEFDPRFNVKYRDDKSYPYLAVTLNEEFPRVQVMRGAKKKGVRYFGPYGHAWAIRETVDLMLRVFPVRTCSAGVLKNAARTGRPCLLGYIGKCSAPCVGRVSPQEHRELAEEFCDFMAGRTGAYLRRLEKEMMLAAEDMEYERAARLRDDIEALRRAMEKSAVVLADATDADLIAVAEDELEAAVQIFHVRGGRVRGQRGWVTDKVEAVDTSGLVEHALQQLYGEETGESVPKEVLVPALPEDPDAVSEWLAHRRGSQVSLRIPQRGDKKDLMATVQRNAQQALGLHKTKRASDLTTRSRALEEIAEALGLDTAPLRIECYDISHLQGDDVVASMVVFEDGLARKSEYRRFQIKGFEGQDDVRSMHEVIGRRFRRYLQEKERLGEWEETPAADTSAADVSAADSSATGLPATGLPATGLPATGLPATGLPGTDASGTDASGTDASESGSPEETAPEGNEPREDDGRPKRFAYPPQLVVVDGGQPQVAAAKRALDELGIDDIAVCGLAKRLEEVWLPDDDDPVVLPRSSEGLYLLQRVRDEAHRFAITYQRAKRAKRVRSSPLDGVPGLGESRKLALLKHFGSVKKLRQATIDEICEVQGIGRRTAESVAAALATAAPAAPAVNTATGEIIDENDGGTP
- a CDS encoding Rieske (2Fe-2S) protein yields the protein MSGLPATRRTVLRGAALAGAAGLGAAACSTESKLGHAQNPTPTAPVDLGASDAVPVGGSKLYSEQRLVVTCPSKGQYKAFSAQCTHAGCLLYKVEDNEGHCPCHGSVFDTTTGEVIHGPATVPLPAVPVSAEGGRLVAGPGA
- the uvrA gene encoding excinuclease ABC subunit UvrA is translated as MRTGVDRLIVRGAREHNLKNVSLDLPRDSLIVFTGLSGSGKSSLAFDTIFAEGQRRYVESLSSYARQFLGQMDKPDVDFIEGLSPAVSIDQKSTSRNPRSTVGTITEVYDYLRLLFARIGKPHCPECRRPISRQSPQAIVDKVLGLPEGSRFQVLSPLVRERKGEFVDLFADLQTKGYSRARVDGATIQLSEPPTLKKQEKHTIEVVIDRLTVKDSAKRRLTDSVETALGLSGGMVVLDFVDLPEDDPERERMFSEHLYCPYDDLSFEELEPRSFSFNSPFGACPDCTGIGTRMEVDAELVVPDEEKSLDEGAIHPWSHGHTKEYFGRLIGALAEALGFRTDIPWAGLPQRAKKALLYGHKIKTEVRYRNRYGRERAYTTPSFEGAVQFVKRRHSEAESDSSRERFEGYMREVPCPTCEGTRLKPIVLAVTVMEKSIAEVAAMSISDCAEFLGRLKLNARDKKIAERVLKEVNERLRFLVDVGLDYLSLNRAAGTLSGGEAQRIRLATQIGSGLVGVLYVLDEPSIGLHQRDNHRLIETLVRLRDMGNTLIVVEHDEDTIKIADWVVDIGPGAGEHGGKVVHSGSLKELLANKESITGQYLVGKRKITVPEVRRPVDRSRLLTVHGARENNLQDIDVSFPLGVLTAVTGVSGSGKSTLVNDILYTHLARELNGAKSVPGRHTRVDGDDLVDKVVHVDQSPIGRTPRSNPATYTGVFDHVRKLFAETMEAKVRGYLPGRFSFNVKGGRCENCSGDGTIKIEMNFLPDVYVPCEVCHGARYNRETLEVHYKGKSIAEVLDMPIEEGLEFFEAVPTIARHLRTLNEVGLGYVRLGQSAPTLSGGEAQRVKLASELQKRSTGRTVYVLDEPTTGLHFEDISKLIKVLSGLVDKGNSVVVIEHNLDVIKTADWVIDMGPEGGNGGGLVVAEGTPEEVAAVPASHTGKFLQDVLDTDRVNEAAVPSARKPVRRTAAKKTVAAKAAPARRTATAATAKQPAAKKPAAKKATRARKA
- a CDS encoding maleylpyruvate isomerase family mycothiol-dependent enzyme, whose translation is MSDHVRDLASLREATERLLTAAGSWNESAVQQSSRLPGWSRGHVLAHLSRNADALRNVLRGRPMYASGEIRDLDIAAGAPRPLAEHLADLRASGERFFAEAAAPADWSRTVELRNGVTDSADRVPFRRWAEVELHHVDLGTGYELEHLPADFVVREIDFLAERFGRHPQVVSTGIRTEDGRVWTTGGGKEGPVTGVGGPAAELLGWLSGRRDGSALTVEGGPLPVLPPL